The Ahaetulla prasina isolate Xishuangbanna chromosome 3, ASM2864084v1, whole genome shotgun sequence genome window below encodes:
- the CASS4 gene encoding cas scaffolding protein family member 4 isoform X2, with product MRVNNTLAKALYDNKAECPDELAFRKGDILIVLEQNLLGSEGWWKCSLHGKQGLAPANRLQLLTSSQVPSIEQDFQGLPTNTWTTYQVPSVHGTAAPLAVYEKMDGWINLPSSSSSTLLLSTQEGYQGPALAAKLLSEKTETPSNQLLFTLPRAIWASAPEKRNDVYDIPTSQNSGSLLTQDLATPPSSRKDSGTFPFMEWCPEKVQQLYDIPSNPEKPRSCPWQDSAMEDVYVIPTPSTKPIANSAEKHYKTLPNLWKSEWIYDVPVAPDKAKLIQTSQDHSPQKHALYDIPPSRFDSNTPKISPINNKGKPIDPKSYNIPPIHRKLTCPELPLYDVPSIRDTFVQRPASNYDVPSNVLSTRFEKESHKLTHYDIPKGTPVALAPQKENNYNNTYIIPLPSSTEGNVDQDRLSVSSENSRTSTISTLSSSSTESFSSSVSSMFSEEHIKETTMELELAIDTLTKLQHGVSSSVASLMIFVSSKWRYPEYLEGNIEEIHRAIDHIKVSLGEFLKFAQTIERNAALGSDNKLQARIKKQLNVLSDSFQILVRTRDALNKCKWTLEILAVKKPQSNPDDLDQFVMVARTLPDDIKRFSSIIIANGKLLFKKSCKDKNSKDPNTGVELKMKKFGHEKQGEDNSVLISSLDEAKENDLYSTETSLSIPKDSSTYLQNPLQVEQTPPTSKTKKHEEFKLKNSPPIMKGRTLSKQDSDNRLILSSLSRLYFGAVQKAIGVFHKTLSDNQTPEIFIAKSKLIIMIGQKLVDTLCQEALEKTNRNDVLRGSSTFCGLLKSLAIATKNAAMKYPSPVAVKDLQDQADELSQFTQQFRDTME from the exons AATACCTTGGCCAAGGCTTTATATGACAACAAAGCTGAGTGTCCAGATGAGCTGGCCTTTCGCAAAGGAGACATCCTTATAGTTCTTGAACAGAATCTCCTTGGGAGTGAAGGTTGGTGGAAATGTTCACTTCATGGGAAGCAGGGCTTGGCGCCAGCCAATCGCCTCCAGCTTCTTACTTCGTCACAGGTTCCTTCCATTGAACAAGATTTTCAAGGACTGCCAACCAACACTTGGACTACCTACCAGGTTCCTTCAGTACATGGAACTGCTGCTCCATTAGCTGTCTATGAAAAAATGGATGGTTGGATTAATCtgccttcatcttcatcttctacTTTATTGTTGTCAACACAAGAAGGGTACCAAGGACCAGCTCTGGCTGCCAAGCTGCTCAGTGAAAAGACTGAGACTCCATCAAATCAG CTCCTCTTCACTCTTCCAAGAGCTATTTGGGCATCAGCTCCAGAGAAAAGAAATGACGTCTATGACATTCCaacatcccagaattctggatCCCTGTTGACTCAG GACCTTGCAACTCCACCATCTTCTAGAAAGGACTCTGGAACATTTCCTTTCATGGAATGGTGCCCAGAAAAGGTGCAGCAACTTTATGATATCCCATCAAACCCTGAAAAACcaagatcttgcccatggcaagaCTCTGCAATGGAAGAT GTGTATGTCATCCCAACACCGTCAACTAAACCCATTGCTAATTCTGCAGAAAAGCATTACAAAACATTACCAAATCTTTGGAAATCAGAATGGATCTATGATGTACCTGTGGCACCAGACAAAGCAAAATTAATACAAACTTCTCAGGATCATTCCCCACAGAAACACGCACTTTATGATATACCACCAAGCAGGTTCGATTCTAATACCCCAAAAATAtctccaataaataataaagggaaaCCAATAGATCCAAAATCATATAATATTCCACCTATACATAGGAAATTAACTTGCCCAGAGCTTCCTCTTTATGATGTACCATCCATCCGTGATACATTTGTGCAGCGTCCAGCCAGCAACTATGATGTTCCTTCCAATGTTTTGTCTACCAGGTTTGAAAAGGAGAGTCATAAATTGACTCATTATGATATTCCAAAAGGAACACCTGTTGCTTTGGCACcacagaaagaaaataattataataacacATACATCATCCCTTTGCCATCATCCACAGAAGGCAATGTGGACCAAGATAGATTGTCTGTTTCAAGTGAAAATAGCAGGACCAGCACCATATCCACATTGTCAAGTTCTTCTACTGAGTCCTTTTCATCTTCAGTTTCATCGATGTTTTCAGAAGAACACATAAAAGAGACGACTATGGAGCTTGAGTTGGCTATAGACACCCTGACTAAACTACAGCATGGCGTATCCAGTTCCGTAGCAAGTCTAATGATTTTTGTGAGCAGTAAGTGGCGATACCCAGAATATTTAGAAGGAAACATTGAGGAAATCCACCGAGCAATCGATCACATAAAGGTGTCTTTGGGCGAGTTTTTGAAATTCGCTCAAACCATTGAAAGGAATGCAGCTTTGGGATCAGACAATAAACTTCAGGCAAGAATTAAAAAACAGCTGAATGTTCTCTCAGATTCCTTTCAGATTCTGGTACGAACCAGAGATGCTTTAAACAAATGCAAGTGGACACTTGAGATTCTAGCTGTTAAGAAACCTCAGAGTAACCCAGATGATCTGGATCAGTTTGTTATGGTGGCTCGTACCCTTCCTGATGACATTAAgaggttttcatccattattataGCTAATGGGAAGCTACTTTTCAAAAAGAGCTGCAAAGATAAAAATAGCAAGGATCCTAACACTGGCGTGGAGCTTAAAATGAAGAAATTTGGTCATGAAAAGCAAGGAGAAGATAATTCTGTTCTAATAAGTAGTTTGGACGAAGCGAAAGAAAACGATCTCTATTCAACAGAGACAAGTCTTTCTATCCCCAAAGACAGCTCTACTTATCTACAG AACCCATTACAAGTGGAACAAACACCACCAACGTCCAAGACAAAGAAGCATGAAGAATTTAAATTAAAG AATTCTCCAcctataatgaaaggaaggactctCAGCAAACAAGATTCAGATAACAGATTGATACTCTCCAGCCTCTCCAGACTGTATTTTGGAGCTGTCCAGAAAGCCATTGGTGTTTTCCACAAAACTCTTAGTGATAATCAGACTCCTGAAATCTTCATCGCCAAGAGCAAGCTGATCATTATGATAGGCCAAAAGTTGGTGGACACCTTGTGCCAGGAAGCCCTGGAAAAGACCAACCGAAATGATGTCTTGCGTGGCAGCAGCACATTTTGTGGCTTGCTAAAAAGCCTGGCAATTGCAACCAAAAATGCCGCAATGAAATATCCAAGTCCTGTGGCAGTTAAAGACCTTCAGGATCAAGCCGATGAATTATCTCAATTCACACAGCAATTTCGAGATACGATGGAATGA
- the CASS4 gene encoding cas scaffolding protein family member 4 isoform X1, protein MMIQEVVPLTTMDRNIGFGTLAKNTLAKALYDNKAECPDELAFRKGDILIVLEQNLLGSEGWWKCSLHGKQGLAPANRLQLLTSSQVPSIEQDFQGLPTNTWTTYQVPSVHGTAAPLAVYEKMDGWINLPSSSSSTLLLSTQEGYQGPALAAKLLSEKTETPSNQLLFTLPRAIWASAPEKRNDVYDIPTSQNSGSLLTQDLATPPSSRKDSGTFPFMEWCPEKVQQLYDIPSNPEKPRSCPWQDSAMEDVYVIPTPSTKPIANSAEKHYKTLPNLWKSEWIYDVPVAPDKAKLIQTSQDHSPQKHALYDIPPSRFDSNTPKISPINNKGKPIDPKSYNIPPIHRKLTCPELPLYDVPSIRDTFVQRPASNYDVPSNVLSTRFEKESHKLTHYDIPKGTPVALAPQKENNYNNTYIIPLPSSTEGNVDQDRLSVSSENSRTSTISTLSSSSTESFSSSVSSMFSEEHIKETTMELELAIDTLTKLQHGVSSSVASLMIFVSSKWRYPEYLEGNIEEIHRAIDHIKVSLGEFLKFAQTIERNAALGSDNKLQARIKKQLNVLSDSFQILVRTRDALNKCKWTLEILAVKKPQSNPDDLDQFVMVARTLPDDIKRFSSIIIANGKLLFKKSCKDKNSKDPNTGVELKMKKFGHEKQGEDNSVLISSLDEAKENDLYSTETSLSIPKDSSTYLQNPLQVEQTPPTSKTKKHEEFKLKNSPPIMKGRTLSKQDSDNRLILSSLSRLYFGAVQKAIGVFHKTLSDNQTPEIFIAKSKLIIMIGQKLVDTLCQEALEKTNRNDVLRGSSTFCGLLKSLAIATKNAAMKYPSPVAVKDLQDQADELSQFTQQFRDTME, encoded by the exons AATACCTTGGCCAAGGCTTTATATGACAACAAAGCTGAGTGTCCAGATGAGCTGGCCTTTCGCAAAGGAGACATCCTTATAGTTCTTGAACAGAATCTCCTTGGGAGTGAAGGTTGGTGGAAATGTTCACTTCATGGGAAGCAGGGCTTGGCGCCAGCCAATCGCCTCCAGCTTCTTACTTCGTCACAGGTTCCTTCCATTGAACAAGATTTTCAAGGACTGCCAACCAACACTTGGACTACCTACCAGGTTCCTTCAGTACATGGAACTGCTGCTCCATTAGCTGTCTATGAAAAAATGGATGGTTGGATTAATCtgccttcatcttcatcttctacTTTATTGTTGTCAACACAAGAAGGGTACCAAGGACCAGCTCTGGCTGCCAAGCTGCTCAGTGAAAAGACTGAGACTCCATCAAATCAG CTCCTCTTCACTCTTCCAAGAGCTATTTGGGCATCAGCTCCAGAGAAAAGAAATGACGTCTATGACATTCCaacatcccagaattctggatCCCTGTTGACTCAG GACCTTGCAACTCCACCATCTTCTAGAAAGGACTCTGGAACATTTCCTTTCATGGAATGGTGCCCAGAAAAGGTGCAGCAACTTTATGATATCCCATCAAACCCTGAAAAACcaagatcttgcccatggcaagaCTCTGCAATGGAAGAT GTGTATGTCATCCCAACACCGTCAACTAAACCCATTGCTAATTCTGCAGAAAAGCATTACAAAACATTACCAAATCTTTGGAAATCAGAATGGATCTATGATGTACCTGTGGCACCAGACAAAGCAAAATTAATACAAACTTCTCAGGATCATTCCCCACAGAAACACGCACTTTATGATATACCACCAAGCAGGTTCGATTCTAATACCCCAAAAATAtctccaataaataataaagggaaaCCAATAGATCCAAAATCATATAATATTCCACCTATACATAGGAAATTAACTTGCCCAGAGCTTCCTCTTTATGATGTACCATCCATCCGTGATACATTTGTGCAGCGTCCAGCCAGCAACTATGATGTTCCTTCCAATGTTTTGTCTACCAGGTTTGAAAAGGAGAGTCATAAATTGACTCATTATGATATTCCAAAAGGAACACCTGTTGCTTTGGCACcacagaaagaaaataattataataacacATACATCATCCCTTTGCCATCATCCACAGAAGGCAATGTGGACCAAGATAGATTGTCTGTTTCAAGTGAAAATAGCAGGACCAGCACCATATCCACATTGTCAAGTTCTTCTACTGAGTCCTTTTCATCTTCAGTTTCATCGATGTTTTCAGAAGAACACATAAAAGAGACGACTATGGAGCTTGAGTTGGCTATAGACACCCTGACTAAACTACAGCATGGCGTATCCAGTTCCGTAGCAAGTCTAATGATTTTTGTGAGCAGTAAGTGGCGATACCCAGAATATTTAGAAGGAAACATTGAGGAAATCCACCGAGCAATCGATCACATAAAGGTGTCTTTGGGCGAGTTTTTGAAATTCGCTCAAACCATTGAAAGGAATGCAGCTTTGGGATCAGACAATAAACTTCAGGCAAGAATTAAAAAACAGCTGAATGTTCTCTCAGATTCCTTTCAGATTCTGGTACGAACCAGAGATGCTTTAAACAAATGCAAGTGGACACTTGAGATTCTAGCTGTTAAGAAACCTCAGAGTAACCCAGATGATCTGGATCAGTTTGTTATGGTGGCTCGTACCCTTCCTGATGACATTAAgaggttttcatccattattataGCTAATGGGAAGCTACTTTTCAAAAAGAGCTGCAAAGATAAAAATAGCAAGGATCCTAACACTGGCGTGGAGCTTAAAATGAAGAAATTTGGTCATGAAAAGCAAGGAGAAGATAATTCTGTTCTAATAAGTAGTTTGGACGAAGCGAAAGAAAACGATCTCTATTCAACAGAGACAAGTCTTTCTATCCCCAAAGACAGCTCTACTTATCTACAG AACCCATTACAAGTGGAACAAACACCACCAACGTCCAAGACAAAGAAGCATGAAGAATTTAAATTAAAG AATTCTCCAcctataatgaaaggaaggactctCAGCAAACAAGATTCAGATAACAGATTGATACTCTCCAGCCTCTCCAGACTGTATTTTGGAGCTGTCCAGAAAGCCATTGGTGTTTTCCACAAAACTCTTAGTGATAATCAGACTCCTGAAATCTTCATCGCCAAGAGCAAGCTGATCATTATGATAGGCCAAAAGTTGGTGGACACCTTGTGCCAGGAAGCCCTGGAAAAGACCAACCGAAATGATGTCTTGCGTGGCAGCAGCACATTTTGTGGCTTGCTAAAAAGCCTGGCAATTGCAACCAAAAATGCCGCAATGAAATATCCAAGTCCTGTGGCAGTTAAAGACCTTCAGGATCAAGCCGATGAATTATCTCAATTCACACAGCAATTTCGAGATACGATGGAATGA